The genome window GCAAACTGCTGCTCAATTGAAATCATTCTCATCTTAGGGTTTTCAATTCCATAATGACCCAACCAGTCAGAGCCTTCCATAAACTCAACCTCATCTACAACAGAATCTGCTCCTACATCTAGCTGAAATCTAACAAACAATCTCTTATCAAGGAAAGAAGCCACGGAATACCGAGCTCCTCCATAAGGAGCATTGTCTAAATCCTTTTTTGCTTGGCCAATCTCAAAGGTAAAATAGTCATTAAGATCCTTTTTTGCTAACTCTCGAAGTTCTTCAGTAATGACACTTTCAATCGAAATATCTTGATCATCTGCTCTGCGCAAACAGGTTAAATCAATGTCTTTTGTAGCTCGAGCAGAAGCAATACGGAGCTCCATTGCATATCCCCCCTTCAAAACAAAACCATTTGATTCTGAGCAAAAGATTCTGGCCAAAAGCCTTTCAAAAGCAACTTTTCTACGAATTCGGTGTAGATCCTGCCCAGTCTTAACAGAAGTGTTTTTCAAGCGCGCTTCTAAGCTTCTTCGAAAATCTGTTGCTGTTTTAGAGGGTGTCATCAAAAATTCTCTCCAATTTCTTATAGATATTAGGATAACTTGACTGGAGTGCATTGACCTCTTTTTTGAGAATCATTCCCCGTTCAATAGCTTGGTGGGCTGCCTGAAAAATGAAGTTATCCGCTACCGTTCCCGCATCAATAACATCCATCAGAGTTTTTAGAGGGGTTGTCACTTTATATCCCTGCCTTTCCTCTACATCAGATTTTTCTAAAATTCCACGGTGAAGGTAAAGCAAATTAGGAATTTCAACACGCCTCCGAAAGTTAGGGGGCACAGTCATATGCATTTTTGCTGGCATCACATCAGACAGCTCATGAATGTCAAGAGCCGTCTCATGAGACCAAACTC of Candidatus Neptunochlamydia vexilliferae contains these proteins:
- a CDS encoding type IV toxin-antitoxin system AbiEi family antitoxin domain-containing protein; this encodes MERDNQLFEIADRQQGYFTAKQAEACGYARSNFHLRLSSGEWLQEGRGIYRLGRYPVTDRPELVLWSLWSRNRKDDPQGVWSHETALDIHELSDVMPAKMHMTVPPNFRRRVEIPNLLYLHRGILEKSDVEERQGYKVTTPLKTLMDVIDAGTVADNFIFQAAHQAIERGMILKKEVNALQSSYPNIYKKLERIFDDTL
- a CDS encoding nucleotidyl transferase AbiEii/AbiGii toxin family protein, with amino-acid sequence MTPSKTATDFRRSLEARLKNTSVKTGQDLHRIRRKVAFERLLARIFCSESNGFVLKGGYAMELRIASARATKDIDLTCLRRADDQDISIESVITEELRELAKKDLNDYFTFEIGQAKKDLDNAPYGGARYSVASFLDKRLFVRFQLDVGADSVVDEVEFMEGSDWLGHYGIENPKMRMISIEQQFAEKLHAYSLPREQRVNTRAKDLVDMLLLLELREIDGESLIDVVQKIFRVRRTHPLPKNLEPPPPEWALVYEALANECGITLSMFQAYEELNKFFGAAAEAAGFN